The proteins below are encoded in one region of Cytophagales bacterium:
- a CDS encoding helix-turn-helix domain-containing protein, translated as MPKRIFELKHIFGLKVKELRQERGLTYQQLNTLSGLSVSYLSEIESGKKYPKGDKIAVLADALGVQYDELVSLQVPRKLQPVVDMMDSHFFKEFPLEEFGLSPAKLVEIVSEDPDKINALINTISQVVRSYELRKQPFYEIALRSYQELRLNFFEELEQVVEEMHLEFFELKDLPFQPELLEDILLKIGVRASYDTLAKYESLKDLRSLYDEKKRLLYLNQGLTRAQRNFLLGREIAFQWMRVQDRPAATPPQKAQNFDMLLNSHRASYFSAALIMPKDRMVKSVEKLFEKKTWDSKGFLNLLTEFDATPEMVMQRLTNLLPTFFELRNLFFMRFLKSPQEESVVLTKELHLSHLNDPEANERNQRYFKTWVTESVFEKLKGGELVIEPHISEFEDASYFCWALAFTNVSNPLEQISVMLGVRIDEEVTQSIKFLSDPKIPRNSAQAFMDKMANLDSNLLERKIQADIDQILLS; from the coding sequence ATGCCCAAACGCATTTTTGAACTCAAGCATATTTTTGGACTGAAGGTTAAGGAACTTCGGCAAGAAAGGGGACTGACTTATCAGCAGTTGAATACACTTTCAGGACTATCAGTATCCTATCTCAGTGAAATCGAAAGCGGTAAGAAATACCCCAAAGGAGATAAAATTGCTGTACTGGCCGACGCATTAGGCGTGCAATATGATGAATTAGTTTCGTTGCAGGTCCCGCGAAAACTGCAACCTGTGGTGGATATGATGGACTCTCATTTTTTCAAAGAGTTTCCTTTGGAAGAATTTGGGCTGAGTCCGGCGAAATTGGTCGAGATCGTCTCCGAAGATCCGGATAAGATCAATGCCCTGATCAATACCATCAGCCAGGTGGTGCGGAGCTATGAATTGAGAAAGCAGCCTTTTTATGAAATCGCTCTACGCTCTTATCAGGAGCTTCGCCTCAATTTCTTTGAAGAGTTGGAGCAAGTAGTGGAAGAAATGCACCTGGAATTTTTTGAGTTGAAAGACTTGCCTTTCCAGCCGGAATTGCTTGAAGATATCCTACTAAAGATCGGTGTAAGGGCCAGTTATGATACCCTGGCAAAATACGAGTCCTTGAAAGACCTACGATCACTCTATGATGAGAAGAAGCGCTTGCTTTATTTAAATCAGGGGCTCACGCGTGCACAACGCAACTTTCTGTTAGGGCGGGAAATAGCTTTTCAGTGGATGCGGGTTCAGGATCGTCCGGCAGCGACACCTCCACAAAAAGCACAGAATTTTGACATGTTGTTGAATAGCCACCGGGCTTCTTATTTTTCGGCGGCCCTGATTATGCCAAAGGATCGTATGGTTAAATCAGTGGAAAAACTATTTGAAAAAAAGACCTGGGATTCCAAAGGCTTCCTCAATTTGTTGACAGAATTTGATGCTACTCCGGAGATGGTAATGCAGCGACTGACCAACCTATTGCCGACTTTCTTCGAGCTGCGGAATCTGTTTTTCATGAGGTTTCTCAAGTCTCCACAAGAAGAATCAGTGGTGCTTACCAAAGAATTGCATTTATCGCACCTGAACGATCCCGAAGCGAATGAGCGTAACCAGCGTTATTTTAAAACCTGGGTTACAGAATCGGTATTTGAGAAGCTTAAAGGAGGGGAGTTGGTCATAGAGCCACATATCTCGGAATTTGAAGATGCTTCTTATTTCTGTTGGGCACTTGCCTTCACCAACGTGTCGAATCCACTCGAGCAGATCAGTGTGATGTTGGGCGTTCGCATTGACGAGGAAGTCACACAGTCCATCAAGTTTTTGTCTGATCCTAAAATTCCTCGAAACTCAGCTCAAGCCTTTATGGATAAAATGGCCAATCTGGACAGCAATCTCCTCGAACGAAAGATACAAGCAGACATTGATCAAATCTTGTTGAGCTAA
- a CDS encoding S8/S53 family peptidase gives MANFEELEAFMPQEANHKNWVLDYLKITEIKQQFGLFRKSSKIKVAVIDTGINKIDYFNDTQVSTYSVVTDYATEFWKKHRNKRRSEIINQLLKQLKQTDCPFTDDYDGYTFDELSHGTAISSYISGQKGISCNSELIMIKASNDANKPMNLPLAIYMAVALGAHVVNISLEDRCSAELHDAVLQAYFNEVMLVCSAGNSLEQDVGSIEYPAAFQRTLAIGGYDQDFKLQNDGARGRLLDFMCPSVSVPSLTEDDIIAEGTSIASGICSGIIALYMEAHLEIYGRLPTCKDLKKSLISRCVHPYDPGDYNEEWGYGIIHPWSLFGFLASESNIAI, from the coding sequence ATGGCCAATTTCGAAGAATTAGAAGCATTCATGCCGCAAGAGGCCAATCATAAAAATTGGGTTCTTGACTATCTGAAAATTACAGAGATCAAACAACAATTTGGTCTCTTCAGGAAAAGTTCAAAAATCAAAGTCGCAGTAATCGATACGGGAATCAACAAAATCGATTATTTCAACGATACTCAGGTTTCTACCTATTCAGTGGTCACTGACTATGCCACAGAATTTTGGAAAAAACATAGAAACAAAAGAAGATCAGAGATAATCAATCAGCTCCTAAAACAACTAAAACAAACGGATTGCCCTTTTACTGACGATTATGATGGCTACACTTTTGATGAGCTTAGTCATGGAACAGCCATTTCCAGCTACATTTCTGGCCAGAAAGGAATTTCCTGCAATTCAGAATTGATCATGATCAAGGCCTCAAATGATGCCAACAAGCCTATGAACCTGCCACTCGCCATTTATATGGCAGTGGCCTTAGGTGCTCATGTCGTGAATATCAGCCTCGAAGACCGGTGTTCTGCCGAATTGCACGATGCCGTATTACAAGCATACTTCAACGAAGTGATGCTTGTTTGTTCGGCTGGTAACAGCCTTGAACAAGATGTAGGATCCATCGAATATCCTGCGGCGTTTCAGAGGACCTTAGCTATCGGAGGATATGATCAGGATTTCAAACTTCAAAACGATGGCGCCAGAGGTAGATTGCTTGATTTTATGTGCCCGTCAGTGAGTGTGCCGAGTTTAACCGAAGACGACATCATTGCGGAAGGAACTTCTATCGCCAGTGGCATTTGTTCGGGAATCATAGCGCTGTACATGGAGGCGCACCTGGAAATCTATGGTCGTCTCCCTACCTGCAAAGATTTGAAAAAGAGTTTAATTTCGAGGTGTGTCCATCCTTATGATCCGGGTGATTATAACGAGGAATGGGGGTATGGGATTATACATCCCTGGTCACTATTCGGATTCCTGGCTTCAGAATCCAACATAGCCATATGA
- the murF gene encoding UDP-N-acetylmuramoyl-tripeptide--D-alanyl-D-alanine ligase — MENFIELLYSRFLLSDGVSTDTRTIQPGNLFFALSGPNFNGNIYAEEALKKGAAYVVVDDPQFVRNDRYILAENSLEALQALSKFHRSRFKKPVFALTGSNGKTSTKELISRVLGKKYDVLATEGNFNNHIGVPLTLLKIHPQVEIAIVEMGASKVGDIAELCDFANPTHGLITNIGHAHTNTFGGIEGVLRGKSELFDHLRKTGGHPFINELDPRLINMAKRFAEKTTYPAKDLELVNEENPLSFSLDGTDHQSSLYGAYNFPNIAAAVAVGRYFEVPDGQVTEAICEYAPDNLRSQVVEKGQARIIVDAYNANPDSMLAALETLNKVAGQKWVVLGDMLELENESSAHAQLGEKIAEMGFDQVMLVGELMKHAADQIDGAQHFDHVDELKSHVRTLEPGTAHILLKGSRKMKLEQLLEHFKE, encoded by the coding sequence ATGGAAAATTTCATTGAGCTTCTCTATTCCAGATTCCTGCTAAGTGATGGGGTGTCAACGGATACCCGTACCATTCAGCCCGGGAATCTCTTTTTTGCGTTGAGTGGTCCCAATTTCAATGGTAATATCTATGCTGAAGAAGCATTGAAGAAGGGAGCGGCCTATGTCGTGGTGGACGACCCTCAATTTGTGAGGAACGACCGGTATATTTTGGCTGAAAATAGCCTGGAAGCTTTACAAGCTTTGAGTAAGTTTCACAGGAGTCGATTTAAAAAGCCGGTTTTTGCCTTAACTGGATCCAATGGAAAGACGAGTACCAAAGAATTGATCAGTCGTGTATTAGGGAAGAAATATGATGTCCTCGCTACGGAAGGGAATTTTAACAATCACATTGGTGTGCCGCTTACGTTACTGAAAATCCATCCACAAGTAGAGATTGCGATCGTCGAAATGGGAGCCAGTAAAGTGGGAGATATTGCAGAGCTCTGTGACTTTGCCAACCCTACACATGGGTTGATCACCAACATTGGTCACGCCCATACCAACACTTTCGGTGGAATTGAAGGAGTCCTAAGAGGGAAAAGTGAATTGTTTGATCACCTTAGAAAAACGGGTGGCCATCCGTTCATCAACGAACTGGATCCAAGATTAATCAATATGGCCAAAAGGTTTGCTGAGAAAACCACTTATCCAGCAAAAGACCTGGAGCTCGTTAATGAGGAAAACCCGCTTTCATTCTCTTTGGATGGAACCGATCATCAGTCCTCGCTTTATGGAGCTTACAATTTCCCGAATATAGCAGCTGCTGTCGCGGTGGGCCGTTATTTTGAGGTTCCTGATGGTCAGGTTACAGAGGCGATATGTGAATATGCCCCTGACAATTTGCGCTCACAAGTGGTGGAGAAGGGGCAAGCACGAATAATTGTAGATGCTTACAATGCCAATCCGGATTCAATGTTGGCGGCCTTAGAGACGCTGAATAAAGTAGCAGGACAGAAGTGGGTGGTTCTGGGTGACATGTTGGAACTGGAGAATGAATCTTCTGCTCATGCGCAATTAGGTGAAAAAATTGCGGAGATGGGATTTGATCAAGTCATGTTAGTAGGGGAGTTAATGAAACACGCAGCAGATCAAATTGATGGGGCTCAGCATTTCGATCATGTAGATGAATTAAAGTCCCATGTGAGGACCCTTGAGCCCGGAACTGCACATATCTTGTTGAAAGGCTCTAGAAAAATGAAACTTGAGCAACTTTTAGAACACTTTAAAGAATAA